CAACGGGAAGCTAATGTTCGAGGTATCCCATGTGAATATCCCGTTCGGATTGTGGGTCCATCCCGCACTTACGATCGTATCCAGATCGGAGCCAGTATTGATCATTTGCAGATACGTGCAGCTTGTCGAATCCTCATGCGTCGTCGAGAAGTACGGGCCGACACCTGTAAGGTACCCATCCGGCGCCGGGGTCGGCGCATGAGCGATAAGCACGACGTGCTGCGTCGCAGTGTCGTCCGAAAGCGCGACGGCACCCGTAACCGCGGAAGATTGGACGTGGTAGGTTACGAGCCAATAATACATCGATTTGAAGTAGTGACGATTGGTATCGACACTGAAATAGCTGTTGCCGGAAGAGATCCAGGCATGCACCGTGGTCCCAGGCTGAGTCGTGTCGCCGTTGTAGGCAGCGCGAACGTACGCCGTGAGGGATGTCTGCCCCTGTTGCGGGCTAAACGTGACGGTGTCAGGAGTATGGCTGAAGGAATCAGCACGGACCAGGCCCGAAGCGAACAAGATCATCGCCGCCGCCGAAAGAAGTCTCAAAGTATGCATGGCAAGTTTCTTAGTGATTCGAGGACAAGCAGGAATCTTCCCCCAAAAGTCGGTCAAATACCGGTACCATCCTCGGGGGGAATAACACACCATCCCCTAGAAACTCACATTCGGCACCCCCTATTTTCTTTTATCTAGCTGCGGCCGCAGATCTTCACCGCTCCAGACACAACCGGGTCAGGGCGCGAAATGTGCGTGAACGGCACAACCAGGAGCTACGCCACAGGCTCGGTCACACGGCGGAGCATTTCAGCGTAGGCTTCTTCGACGCCGCCCAGGTCCTGACGGAATCGGTCTTTGTCGAGTTTCTGGCGGGTCTTCGCGTCCCAGAATCGGCAGGTATCGGGAGAGATTTCATCGCCCAAAAGAATTTCGCGTTTGCTACTGCCTACGGTGCGACCGAACTCGAGCTTGAAATCTACGAGCAATATTCCGCGAGCGTGGAAGAACGCCTTCAGAATGTCGTTGATCTTGAGTGCGGTATGGCGGATGTGGTCGATCTCGTCCTCGGTCGCAAGGCCCATCGCAAGCGCGTGACTATCGTTGATGAGTGGATCGCCAAGATCATCCCGCTTGTAAGAGAATTCGAAAGTCGGTTGGGCGAACTCCATTCCTTCCTTCACGCCATATCGTTTGACGAACGAGCCCGCCGCGATATTTCGCACGATGACTTCAAGCGGCACGATCTCGAGCTTTTTGATCAGCATGTCGATCGGCGAGAGCTTCTCGATGAAGTGCGTGTGAATGCCGCTCTTCTCGAGCATGGTAAAGAGGGCGCTCGCCATGGCGTTGTTCACTTCGCCCTTATGTGCCCAGCTTCCGCGCTTCTCGCCGTTGAAGGCGGTCGCGTCATCCTTGAATTCCTGAATTACGCGGTCCTCATAACCGCGAACGGAGAAGAGCTTTTTGGCTTTGCCTTCGTAGAGTAGACGATCCTTTTCCATAGTTTAGCCGGATTATGCTGATGATGCCGATTGCGAGGGTTGATTCTTCGGATGGCGGCTTGCCTGAAGAATTTGAGAGCTCTCTAACATACCTTGACGATGAATTGCGCCGATAAATCGGATTACGCGAATAAGTCTAATCAATCCTGAAAATCAATCCGCGTAATCCGCATCATCCGTGTAATCCAGGTTCTCCTTATTGAAATAATCCCAGAAACACTCCCAGACTTGCCACGAGTCCCGATCCATTGATGCCATCGAAAATCGGTCCGGGTCCAAGTGAAAGCCCCTGATCGACAGTCCATGTCCCCATCGAGGTCCCCTGATAGCCTGCACTCAGACGAAGCATCATGTAACCCGTTGGCGAGTACTCGAATTGGATCTGCGGCATGTAGAGAAAGAAGTGCGACGTGTAGGTGTGGGTACGATAGAGATTCGAAGAATCGAACTCCTTGGTGAACTGGCCCACATCAAAATTCGATCGGTTCTGCGCCTGGCGGGCATAAATATCGACGCCGCCATAGCCAAGCGCCACGCCGGGTATGATATGAAACCGCCCGGTGCGGAGCGGCAACACGTAGTCGATCGTGAGCGCGGCGTACCCCACACTGTATGTCAGGTAGCGGTTCACGGCGATTCCCTGAATCGTATCATTTGTGCAACCGCAATCGCTACTGGTTCCACTCATACCCATGCCACCGACGCGGACATTCTTGATCCACGGCAGTGTCACGAACCCGGCGCCGCCGATCATCCAGACCTGCTGGCGATAGTTCTGTTTGACGAACGGCTGGGCGACGTTCGTGTTGAACGTGGAGAAGTCCGGCATAAAATAGCCGCCTAACAATCCGCCGCCCACCGAGAAAAACGATGGCGACGTCTTATCTTCCTGATACAACTCTTCGTCATTCCAATGCGTCGTATCGCGCGTAATCTGCGCATGAACGCCGCGTGGAATGAAAGCCGCGAACGCGATCGCGATGACATAAATGGAACGTCTGGAGAGATTCATAGCCTTTAGCGTGCTCCTAATTGATGAAACGACCAACAAATTTACGCAACTCCGCCGTTCAATCCGCGGATACTGAAATCTTCATGGCAGATACCGCGCCAAAGCAACCCGCCGAACGCCTTCCAAAACCGGAACGCGGAGCCCGATTGGAGCTCCGGACCGAATCGTTGGCCTTTGAAGGAAAGGCCGTAGCACGGCGGCCTGAGGATGGATATGTGGTTTTCATCGAAGGCGCTCTTGGCCAGGAGCGCGTTGTGGCCGAAATCCTGAAGGCCAAAGGGAATTTCGCCGAAGCGAAGCTCATCGACATTCTCGAACCCTCCGCGGACCGTCGCGCTCCCATCTGTCCATACTTCGGCACGTGCGGCGGCTGCGCATTGCAGCACATGACGTACCCGGCCCAGCGCTCGGCAAAGCGCGAACAGGTCCGCGATCTCTTCCGAAAGATTGGCAAGATTGATGAGCCGCCGGTCCGTGAAGCGATCGCGGCGGAATCGGAATTTTATTACCGTAACAAGATGGAGTTCTCGTTTTCGGATGAACGATGGCTCTCCGATGAAGAGATCGCAAGCGGCGATGTAGTCGACCGGTTCGCGCTCGGACTTCACGTCCGCAACCGATTCGATCGTGTGATCGATACCGAAGTCTGCTTTCTGCCGAAAACAGTCGCGGTAGATGTGATGAATTTTACGCGGCAATTTGCCAGAGAGCATCGCATCGGAGTCTTTGACCCGGACTTCGGAACGAGCAAAGAGGAATCGCTCGCTGGAAGTACTCCCGATTCTGCGATTCTTATCCCGAGTTTTCTGAGATTTTTGGTAGTAAAGACAAGCTATTCGACTGGCGAAGTCATGGTCAATCTCGTCACTAGCCGCGACGATGCCAGCATCATGGAGACCTATACCCGTGAGTTGCTCGCAGCAGCGCCATCCGTGACGACAGTAGTAAATAACGTGAACATGCGGCGCGCGCAAGTCGCGGTAGGAGATTTCGAGAAGGTCTATCACGGTTCAGGTTCGATCACCGACCGCATTGGCCGCGCCACGTTCCGCATTTCCGCCAACAGCTTCTTCCAGGCCAATACCGCGCAGGCGGAGCGGCTCTATGCCGTTGCAGCGGAGTTTGCAGATCTCCATGCGGATGATACACTCTGGGACTTATACTGCGGAACCGGCACGATCTCGCTGTTCGTCGCCGATCGAGTAAAGAGCGTCCTGGGCATCGAACTGGTGCAAAGCGCCATTGCGGACGCCGAATCGAATGCACAGGCAAATGGGATCGCGAATGTCCAGTTTGTCGCAAGCGATTTGCGGAAGGCCCTGACAACGCCGGAATTCCTATCGGATCATCCCCGACCGAGCGTGATGATCATCGATCCGCCCCGAAGCGGGATGCACCCCGATGTCATCCGCGAAATTCTTCGGCTTCAGCCGGAGCGGATCGCATACGTGAGCTGCAATCCTGCCACGCAAGCGCGCGATGTCCAATTACTCGCTGAAGGCTACGATCTACTCGATCTCCAGCCCGTCGATATGTTTCCGCAGACGTTCCACATCGAGTGCGTGGCTAAGCTACGGCGAAATTCATAAGGGCATCGAAAGACGAAGCTTGTAGGGTACCCTGGTTGCGCGCTTTTGGAGGGGCTGCCGCGCCATCGCAGCCATCCCGCGATTTTGGAACGTGAGTGACACCTGCTGAGTTGTGGCGCCTCACAATCTTTGGACGTGAGGGTGAGTGAATTACCACGACCAGGGAGGATGAACGAGCGTCCCGGATGCCCGATCATCCAAATGCATTCGGAGAGGTGGCAGAGTGGTCGAATGCGGCGGTCTCGAAAACCGTTATACCTTCGGGTATCGAGAGTTCGAATCTCTCCCTCTCCGCACGTAACGTGTCTTGGCATCCTCCTTCGGGGGTTGGTGCCGGTTATCGCCTTGTGTCGCATCGCCTGTTATCACAATGGAACAACTTCCCGTTGCCGTTCTTGGATCGGTTTCGATTGCCGTGGCCGTTATTTTGGCTCTCGTTGGTCTTGCGCTCTTCCACCACTTCACCAAAGCGGAGGACCTTCGCGCCTCGCACGATGTCACCGGATTCGTCTATGCCGTCGTCGGCGTGATCTATGCGGTAATCCTTGCCTTTGTCGTCGTCGTGGTCTGGGAGCAGTTCAACGATGCCGAGACTTACAGTGAAACCGAGGCCGGCCACATTGGCGATCTTCGCCGGCTCGCGCAGGCGTTTCCCGATTCCGTGCAGGCCCGGCTGGAAGGACTCACGATGGATTACGTGCGCTCCGTCGTCGATCGTGAATGGATCACCATGCAGCATGGCAAGGAGGACTCCGCGACTTACCGGAAAATGGTCGCAATGTGGCAGGCGTACCGCTCGTTCCGACCCAGACCCGAGGATGAGCCCTATTATCAAGAATCGCTTCGACAGATGAGCGCGTTCAACGATGCACGACGCGAGCGCATTCTTTCGAGTCGCGCGAAGGTGCCGAAAATCATGTGGGTCCTTCTAATTGGCGGCGGTGTGATCGTAGTCGGATTCACATTCCTCTTTTGGCCACCAAAAACCTGGCCCCAGTATGTCACCGTCGCGCTTCTGACGGCCACGATCACGATGACGTTAGTTTTGATCCTCTCTCTGGATCATGCTTTCGCAGGCGATGTCAAAGTGCATCCCGACGCATTTCAATATCTGATCGATCAAGCGAACGTCCGTTAGTTGGCGTTCATCGTGTGGGCCCATCATGAGGTCCCGGCGTAACTTCCGCAGCCGGCATCCGTTTGCACCGATACCCATTATTTTCTCAATTCATCATGAAGCATCTCATTTGGGTCTTCCTATCCTCGTTTCTCGCTACGTCCTCGTTCGCTCAGCAGGTGGACAATCGACAGTCGGTCGCGCTCACTGTTTATAATAACGATCTCGGTGTCGTGCGCGATGTTCGGCGATTCGATCTCAAGCAAGGCACCGGTGAAGTCCGCATGACGGATGTGCCAAGCCGCATCGATCCGACCACAGTGAAGATCACCGATCTTGCACATCCGAAGGATGTCGATGCCATCGAGCAGAACTACGAGTATGATCTCATCAGTCAGGATAAACTGCTCGAGAAGTATATCGACAAGACGATCACCCTGACATCCACAGCGGGCAAGAGACTAACCGGCACGCTGCTCGCCGTCGAGACCGGCAAGCTGATGATCATGACCGATTCCGGCATCATCTCGCTCTCGGGACTCACAGGCTACACACTGAACATGCCGCAACTTGGAGGACTCTACACCAAGCCGTCACTCGTTTGGCAAATGCACGCTGCTCGCACGATGACCGGCGAGCCGCTCGAAGTGATGTATCAGACTGGCGGCATTTCATGGCATGCCGAATACATCGCGGCGCTTGCTGACGATGATAGATCAGTCGATCTCACCGGATGGGTCTCGATTGACAATAAAAGCGGCATGTCGTATCCCGATGCGAAACTCAAACTCGTGGCCGGCGCGATAAACCGCGTGCAGCCTCCTCCCATCTCATTCCATGGTTCGCGAGGAACCGCAAATGCGATCACAATGAACGATGTTCAATTTCAGGAGCATGGTATGTTCGAGTATCACGTCTACGATCTCGGAAGGCAGACCACAATCGGCAACAATGAGGTAAAACAAATTTCACTACTGAGCGCGGATAAGGTTGCAGTTGAGAAGCAGTACACATACGAAGGCGGCAAGTCCGTTGCAGTTACGATTGCGCTGCAAAACTCGGAAGCCAATCATCTGGGAATGCCAATTCCAATGGGGACCGTCCGCGTGATGAAACGCGACAAAGATGGATCGCTCGAATTCGTTGGCGAAGATCACATCGAGCACACACCACGAGACGAAAAGATCACGCTCCACGTCGGGAATGCGTTCGATCTGACCGGCGAACGGACGGTCACAAATCAGCAAAGCTTAGGACCGAACGCTAACGAAGAGACGGTCGAGATTACGCTGAAGAACCACAAGGATGAACCGGTGACGATCGACGCCATCGAAAATCTCGGTACGAACTGGGAGATCGCACAGTCATCCATGAGTTACGAGAAGAGAGATGCATATCATATTGTCTTCCATGTGCCAGTGAACTCACATGGCGAGGAGAAGATCACTTACACGGTGCGGCACCGATGGTAACCGGAGGATTGTGGCGCGGACTTTGAAGCGATTGCCGGAGCATTAATGCTCCAGCAATATGAAAAAACAATCCATCAATCTTAGCTCATTTCTCTTACTCATCCTTACGCTCGCCGCGTGCACGCTGATTGCTTGCGGCACATCGCAAACCGCTTCCACACCACCGAGCTGGGCTCCGCTCTATACCGATGGTGCCTATGCGCCGTATTATTACTTTCCGGACTACGGGATATATTATGATGCCGCAGCTCAGCAGTATTACTACTTGAACAACGGCTCATATGTCCCGAACCCCGCGCCGCCATACAATGTGGACCTTGACCATTCCTATGTCGTTATGCTCAATCGCAATACGTCACGGCCGTGGATGAATCATGAGTATTACGAAAGGAATTACCCGGCGCACGCATACGATCGGTATGGCCAGATCGTCACGCAAAATCGGATCATACAGACTGTTCCTCCAGATCACGTAATCACGCCCCGTGCATATAACGAGAACAACGACAGGGTATTATTCGAAGAGCGCGACCGGGCCGCCGCAAACGCACGAGAGGCACGCGTTGCAACGCATGAGGTACCGATGCGGACAATTGCCCCGAACATGCCGCCCGAAGCAAGAAACTATAAATACGGCGGTGCGCAAAAGGGGAGATAATAATGGATAGTTGATAGTTGATAGTGGGCAGCGCACTTTCCACTATCCACTATCAACTAATTAGAGTAGAGCACCATCTTACCTACAAAGGTACCATGGTGCTGGGTCTCGATCGTATAGAAGTATGCACCGCTCGGGGCGATCGCGCCATCGCTGGCGTGGCCATCCCAGAAGGCAGAGTTCGTGCCCGCCTGCTGTGCGAGATTATTGACCTGGACGCCATTCGGATCGACTGCGTAACTCACGAATTTGCCGAGTGAGTTGTAGACCTTGACGGAGATCTGATCGCCTTCGGTCGTCTCATCATACGGTAATTCATAGTCGATCCGCGTCGCGAGTGCCGGCTGGACAACCGGTGTATTATCCTGTCCGAATGGTTGGAAAGAACTCGCGATTTGTCCGGACGGTGTGCCGATCAGCAGCGGGTTCGGATAGTTTTGATACACGATCATCTGGTTGCCGCCCCAGTGAACTTCGATATGATTCGAGAAATGGAGCGAGCCATCAAGATCGAGCTGTTTGAGTTGATATAGATATGTGCCCGGCTGCTTCATCGTATCCGTAGGAGCAACATAATCGATTCTTGAATTCGAGTTGCCACTGATCGCCTTCGACGCGACGTATGAAATATCTTCGAACGGAGCACCGTTGAAGGACCGCTGAACATAGAACCCGGCATCGCCGCGCTCGCTATCGGTAAACCACTTCAGGACCGTGCCCGATTGCGTCTTCAAGTAGGAGAGGGAGCCTAATTCGATGGGCAGCGAGTTTGTGCTGCCTTCCCAGATACCCCGGCCAAACGTCGCAACACGAATCGTTGTCTTGTTCGCCTGCACCTCTACGTCATAACACGGGACGAGGCCCAATCCCGAGCCGGCCACCGACCACGTATTTCCGGAGTCGATCGTGTAGTAAATGCCGTTGTCGGTTCCAGCATACCAAATACGAACCGGATCGACAGAGTCGAGAGCCACACAGTTAATTCCAACAGCAGGGAGCGTGTGTCCCGTCGAGCCATTGCGCGCTATCCAATGTGCACCATTATCAGTGGAAGACATGACGTGATTCGCAGCACCGGTATAGAAGCTTGCCAGTACAAAATTCGGATCGTGACCGGTCGTCACAATCGATGACACCCAGGATGATGGGATGTTGCTCGATCTCGATACCCACGATGTCCCGGCATCGGTTGAAAATTCGATCTGCCCGAAGCTGCCGACATACATATTGCCCGCCGGAGTCGCGGAAAGACCGATTGCATGGATATTGTTCGAGAACGATGTGGTCGACGTCATTCCCCATGTCGTGCCATCATCGGTCGAGCGCCACAAATGCTGCCGGCCAGCATAGAAAACATGATAAGCCGGCGTAGATCCAAACGCCGCAATGGACTGCTTGAACGGCGTATTCCAGTCCGCATTGTCATTGAAGTAGCTTGTGCCGATCTGGGTGAAGTTATTTCCCGAGCTATTGGAGCGATAGAGATCGCCATTCGGAAGCTCGGCATAATATGGATATGATAGACTAATCGAATTCACGATCGGCTGGAGCCCATCACCACCGACAAGCAGTGTGGGAGTTTGCGTCCCCTGGATTTTCCACGTCCCCTGATCTTGTGCGCCACCCAATGTGGTCACCGCATTAGCTGTTAGGATGTCAAGCCCGATATGATAGAAGCGCCCGGTCACCATTTGGTTGGAGCGATACTCCCACGATCCCGGATATCCTGCTGTAGTCGACCAATACAAACCACCATCACAGCCATCATAGACGATGGTTGGGTCCAGCGGATTGAATGCGATCGTGTGGTGATCGACGTGCGAGTAGGCCCAATTCCAGTTGTTGTCGCTATAGTCCTGCCATCCCGCGCCGTCATTAAAATTGACCCACCCTTCGACGCCTCCGATGAATATTGTGTCCGAGCCCGTCGTGCCATTGGAATACGGCGTGACTCCCATCATGCAATCGTACCAGCCCTGTGGCGCCTGATTTCCCGCGCCGTGAAAGACTGTGGTAGGAATCGCGATCGGGCTCCAAGTCAGACCGTTATCCACCGAGCGAAAGAGCGAGCGCCGGCCACCGGAAATGGTATCGCCGGCGGGGTTCGCCATAAATACAAAAATGCGTCGCGGATCACCTTTCGATGCGGCCAGAACGCACCGGCCAACGGTATCGCCACGCGGAAACTGGGAGGGATACTTGGCCCACGTCACACCATCATCGATCGATTTGTAGATTCCGCACTCCGTGGAGTTACCGCCAACGTTATTTCCTTCCGCGAAATAGAGATAGGGTGTTCCGCCGACGACTGTGGCCAGGACATCCCAGACGACACCCGCCGAATTACCTGATGTCGGAAACACTTTCGACCAGGTCACACCCGAATCCGAAGAACGATACAGACCTCGGAAACCGCTGTATTCTGCAGCAAAAATCACATTACTGCGGACTGGATCGACGAGGACTTTTACCACCGTCGCATTAAGCGTCGTCGCACCAATATGCGTCCACGTTCCACCGCCGTCGGTCGATTTATAAAGGCCCGTGCCGGTCAATTCATCGATGGCCGCATATCCATTACCGGTACCGACATAGAGCGTATTGGGATTCTTCGGATCGATTGCGATGGAAGCGATGGCGAGACTTGGGATCGCATTGTCGGTCAGAGGGACCCAATGCCCACCCGCATCGGTCGATTTCCACACACCGCCGCTCGTCGCGCCCGCATACATGATGTTCGGATTGCTCGGGTTAATCGCGATTGCTGTTACGCAACCGGCTGAGAACACTCCATTGGCAGAAGAACCGATAAGACCGATATTCCTCCATGCATCGGCAAGCGGCTTCATGGGCGCGCCAATACCGCTCGCTTTTTCCGCCACACTGGATTCCTGAAGATCTCTTTGCGACTGCTCGTAAGCCCGAACCCGCGCCTCGACATCGAACGTACCGTCAAGGCCGGCGCGGCGGGTCATCTCGTAAAGTCCGCGCGCGAATGGGGCCGACCGGCGGATCGATTCCGTCACATTCTGAAGCTCCTTGTAAAGACCCACAGGCGGCGGCAGATCTATCAGCTTCGAAAGGGTCTCCGGATCACCGGTTTCTTGCCTGGGCTGAGAATGCTCCTGTGCAAAAAGAACCGTTGGCGCGGAAAATAGCAGTAGAAATATTACAAATCGCAGCATGCTTTGAAATATGACAAATAAGGAAAGACCAATGACAACCTGCGCCGCGAATCGGTGCCCGAACTAACTGATCGTCATTTGCCATTTTGGCGATCCACGATCGCCAAGAGGTCCGTGATGTCGTGGAGATCGAAATCTGCGCCGTGCTCGATGACGCCGGTCACATCCCCATATCGGGCAAAGGCGGTCTGCATGCCGACGGCTTTGGCGCCGGCAATGTCGCGCTCGGCCCAATCGCCGACCATGAGGGCATCGGCGGGCACAGTCCCCACGCGCTCAAGCACTTTGAGAAATGGTTTGGCCGATGGCTTGCGCTCACCCGTCTCATCAAATGTGACAGCGACACCAAAGATATGATGAAACCCGATATGACAGAGTCGTAGCCATGCTTCGCGGCTGGGAGCGTCGGTGAGCACGGCGAGTTTGATACCCCGCTGCAGCAATTGCATAAGCGTGGCGGTCACATGCGGATACGGCTTGAGTGCTGCCTCGCGCGCGCGTCGATAGGCAATCACACCAGCAGCAAGAATCCGGTGATCGAGTTTCTGGAAGACCCCAAACAGGAGATCATCAAAGACTTGCTGGTACTCGATGCCGCGTTCTTTATAAATGGCATCGATCCGCTGACGGATGTCCGCACGTTCGAGATCGAGTCCGGCATCGAGCATGGCGTCAATGGCAGCCTCGATGGCCTGCCGTTTCATTGCCATAAAATCGACGAGCGTGTTATCGAGATCGAAAACGATAGACTTGATCATAGTGGGGAATGACGAATGACTATTGCTTCAACCATTTTTTGTCATGTGTCATTCGTTATTCCCTCAACTCGTTACTTCAAATGCGAGTCCATCAAATCCCAATTTGACATGCGGAGGCAGCTCCCGCTCGACCGCCTCGTGCAGAACATCGTGATTCATGTGGGTGAGATACGTAATGCGCGGCGCGATCCGTCCGGCCTGCAACACGGCTTCCTCAATGGAAAAGTGGGTCGGATGCGGCTTTGGCCGGAGGCCATCGAGGATGAGTGTATCCAAGCCCTCGAGCAGCGCGAAGGACGCCTCCGGAATCTCGCTGCAATCGGTGAGATACGCGAAGCCGCCAATGCGAAATCCAAGAATGGACATTCGGCCATGAATGAGAGGCACGGGAATAACACGTAGACCAAACACGTCGAATGGTTGCTCGTCGATGATTGTGAACCGGACTTCTGGAAGTCCGCCACCCAATTGCGTCGCGGCGCCGAAGGCGTAGTCAAAGGTCCGGCGAATATGGTTCGTGGTCACCTCGTCGGCATAGCAGGGCGGGGCTTTACGTCTTAAGAACTGGAACGCGCGAATATCGTCGAAGCCCGCGATATGGTCGTAGTGATTGTGGGTATAGAGAATTGCTTCGAGATGTGTTACGCCATGCGAAAGCATCTGCTGGCGAAAGTCGGCGCTGGTATCGATGAGGATGTTTTTGCCGTCGTGCTCGATAAGGACGCTTACACGGAGCCGTTTATCACGAGAGTCTTCTGAGCGGCACGTGCGGCAATCGCAGCCGATCATCGGTACACCCGTCGAGGTACCGGTGCCTAAGAGCGTGACCTTCATCCGAAACGACAAATGACGAATGACAAATGACACATGAATACGCGTTCGAGTCTCATACTAAGCTCCCAATATGTCATTCGTCATCAATTAGGCATTTTCCTTCATTTCCTTCGCGATCTCATCTTCAATCGCTTCTCGCAAAGCTGGGCGAATGAAGATAGTACCCAAACCATACTCCGAGAGTCCACGGGCAAGCGTCCGAATCTTTTTCGGCACGGTGGCGCGGCGATTAAGCACGAGCAGCCGCTCCTCGCGTAACAGGCAATAGCCGCCATCGAAATTGCCGTTTTCGAACCGCAACTTGATGCCGAGTTCGGCCGCGAGCGATTTCAATTCTTCGAATAATTCTTCGTGAGTCATTTATGGAAGCTGGATTACGCGCATGATGCCGGCGCCAACTACGGCTTCGCCGGAATTCGCCGATTGATTTACAAGATTTTGTCGGAAGGCGTTCATCGGAATTTCCACCAAATCGCAAAGCGCGAGACCGAATCCGGAGAATCAATGCGCGAATTCCGGCGCAACCATGGTTGCGTTGCCACCATCTGCATAATCGTGGTTCTATTCCCCCAAATAGCGGACCGGAATCGGCGTCTCGAGAATAGCACTGTCTGCAAGTTCGACTTTGAAGGCTCTGGCACCGGCAACGGAACTGACCGCTTCGGCAAATTTACCATCGATAAAGTGCAGCGCGGCGCCATCGTCGGCCGCGTATCCGGCCGGAAGGCCTTCCTGAATGAACTTGTGATACTGCGGCACTCGGTTTGGCTCGGTGTTGTAGTGTGGACAGTTGCTGCCGTTCACAAAACCGAGGCCATCATACAGGGGATCGAGATCGAGACTGAATGAATCGGTCACGCCACACTCGAACCAGCAGAGCGATCCGGCGCTGGTGCCGCACATCACGATGCCCCGTTCATATGCTTCGCGCAGGATCTTATCCACTCCATGGACACGCCAGATCGCGAGCATATTCGCGGTGTTGCCGCCACCGACATAAATAGCGTCCTGCGCGAGCAGGAAGGAGCGAAGATCCTTAATGGTGCGAGCAAACAACTCCAGATGAGTCGCTTCGCAAAGATCCGGAGAGTACCGAGCGTAGAACCCTTGGATATATGACTGCGGGTCTCCGCTGGCGGTCGGAAGAAAACAGGCTCGCGGTCGCGACTTGCCGGTCAGACCGAGTATGAATTTTGCGGATAGTTTATTGGTCGGATCGGCCTGTAGCGAATCGCCGCCGAACGCAACAACATTCTTGAGCCTGGATTTCACGGATTGATTTATCGGATTGATTCGAGAACAATTCTGCTTCTATGATTCAACGGATAGCCATAATCGGTTATTCCGAAAAATCAATCCGCGAAATCCCGTGCAACTATGGTTGCGCGGCCATCATCTGCGTAATCCAGGTTCAGCTTCTTATGAAAGGTAATATTCTCTGGGTCGACGATGAAATCGATCTTCTCAAGCCGCATATTTTGCTGCTCGAAGGTCGTGGCTACGCGGTGCACACTGCCATGAGCGGTGAGGATGCACTCGCCATGGCGCAGGCCGAGACGCCGGATCTCGTGTTCCTGGATGAGAACATGCCGGGCATGGGCGGACTCGAAACGCTCGAAGCGCTCAAAGCCCAGCATCCCGATTTGCCGGTAGTGATGGTCACGAAGTCCGAAGAAGAAGACCTGATGGAGCAGGCGATCGGCAAGAAGATTTCGGATTACCTGACGAAGCCGGTCAATCCGACGCAAGTCCTGATCGCTGTCAAAAAGTTTTTGGAAGGCCGGCAGATTGTCGGGGAAGCCGTCT
The window above is part of the Bacteroidota bacterium genome. Proteins encoded here:
- a CDS encoding peptidase E; its protein translation is MKSRLKNVVAFGGDSLQADPTNKLSAKFILGLTGKSRPRACFLPTASGDPQSYIQGFYARYSPDLCEATHLELFARTIKDLRSFLLAQDAIYVGGGNTANMLAIWRVHGVDKILREAYERGIVMCGTSAGSLCWFECGVTDSFSLDLDPLYDGLGFVNGSNCPHYNTEPNRVPQYHKFIQEGLPAGYAADDGAALHFIDGKFAEAVSSVAGARAFKVELADSAILETPIPVRYLGE
- a CDS encoding MBL fold metallo-hydrolase; this encodes MKVTLLGTGTSTGVPMIGCDCRTCRSEDSRDKRLRVSVLIEHDGKNILIDTSADFRQQMLSHGVTHLEAILYTHNHYDHIAGFDDIRAFQFLRRKAPPCYADEVTTNHIRRTFDYAFGAATQLGGGLPEVRFTIIDEQPFDVFGLRVIPVPLIHGRMSILGFRIGGFAYLTDCSEIPEASFALLEGLDTLILDGLRPKPHPTHFSIEEAVLQAGRIAPRITYLTHMNHDVLHEAVERELPPHVKLGFDGLAFEVTS